One stretch of Niallia sp. XMNu-256 DNA includes these proteins:
- a CDS encoding ABC transporter ATP-binding protein, which yields MLQLEGINKVFNEGTPDEKIALQEITLNLEQGDFVTIIGSNGAGKSTLMNIISGKIITDLGSVSIDGKNVTNMKEHSRAKLVGRVFQDPMAGTAPTMTIEENLAIAYARTKRRGLRVGVTKKRRAFFKEKLATLNLGLENRLEAKVGLLSGGERQALSLLMATFTDPKILLLDEHTAALDPSRAELITNLTRDIVQNNRLTTLMVTHNMQQALDLGNRLIMMDKGQVIFQANKEEKKQLTVEKLLAEFQRIRGEQLNSDRAILI from the coding sequence TTGTTACAATTAGAAGGAATTAATAAAGTATTTAATGAAGGAACGCCAGATGAAAAAATAGCCTTACAGGAAATTACACTTAATCTAGAGCAAGGGGATTTTGTAACAATCATCGGCAGTAATGGCGCTGGTAAATCAACTTTGATGAATATTATTTCTGGAAAAATAATTACAGATCTTGGGTCTGTTTCCATTGATGGAAAAAATGTTACAAACATGAAAGAGCATAGCCGAGCTAAATTAGTCGGCCGTGTATTCCAGGACCCAATGGCAGGAACAGCCCCAACGATGACGATTGAAGAAAATTTAGCGATCGCTTATGCCAGAACTAAGCGAAGAGGCCTTCGGGTAGGGGTAACGAAAAAGAGAAGAGCCTTTTTTAAAGAGAAATTAGCTACGTTAAATCTCGGTTTGGAGAATCGACTAGAGGCTAAAGTGGGGCTACTATCAGGGGGGGAAAGACAGGCACTGTCCTTGTTAATGGCAACATTTACGGATCCAAAAATCCTTTTACTTGACGAACATACAGCTGCGCTCGATCCTTCCCGTGCAGAATTGATTACAAATTTAACGAGAGATATCGTACAAAACAATCGTCTAACGACATTAATGGTAACTCATAATATGCAACAAGCTTTAGATTTAGGGAATCGTCTTATTATGATGGATAAAGGCCAAGTTATTTTTCAGGCGAATAAAGAAGAAAAGAAACAATTGACCGTTGAGAAGCTTTTAGCAGAATTCCAAAGAATTCGCGGAGAACAACTGAATAGCGATAGAGCAATATTAATTTAG